One Miscanthus floridulus cultivar M001 chromosome 11, ASM1932011v1, whole genome shotgun sequence DNA window includes the following coding sequences:
- the LOC136494588 gene encoding uncharacterized protein isoform X3 → MELKDGWPEYIDELDRMFVGVAVNGETSFVPGVSHRLHYISSGEEEEDHDQVTPLSCATPVSSGSKRRRSTRSSASSPSKKSKSAVVRSMDANMSRFNSSYENKTAMMQNCWKERQQQVAALDEEKNIKKQEQKLVAVAAREVGAHKIQGLWVGVINIYKDDDARNVFLETPVEARLEVTKHYAGEVVDQVNAQVDDDDDWWEEFWKMLLEDDDEAAFIYGNTSS, encoded by the exons ATGGAACTCAAAGATGGATGGCCAGAATACATTGATGAACTAGACCGCATGTTCGTCGGAGTTGCCGTGAACGGAGAAACCTCATTTGTTCCTGGGGTGAGCCACCGCCTTCACTACATTAGCAgcggcgaagaagaagaagatcatgaCCAGGTCACCCCTCTGAGCTGTGCGACCCCAGTCAGCTCTGGAagcaagaggaggaggagcactcGCAGCAGTGCATCATCTCCCAGCAAGAAGTCCAAGAGCGCAGTTGTTCGGTCCATGGATGCCAACATGAGTAGGTTCAACTCCAGTTATGAGAACAAGACCGCAATGATGCAAAACTGCTGGAAGGAGAGGCAGCAACAGGTTGCGGCTCTTGATGAGGAGAAGAACATCAAGAAACAAGAACAGAAATTGGTTGCGGTTGCAGCAAGAGAGGTTGGGGCGCACAAGATACAAGGGTTGTGGGTTGGTGTGATCAATATCTACAAAGATGACGATGCCAGGAATGTCTTCCTCGAAACACCTGTGGAAGCAAGGCTTGaagtcactaagcactatgctgGG GAAGTTGTTGATCAAGTTAATGCTCAAGTGGATGATGACGACGACTGGTGGGAGGAGTTTTGGAAAATGCTgctagaagatgatgatgaagcagCATTTATCTATG gcaatacaagctcatga
- the LOC136493608 gene encoding pectin acetylesterase 7-like — protein MAASRAWLARATAAAVLGFVLVVASAEAASGDVEMVFLKAAVAKGAVCLDGSPPVYHFSPGSGSGADNWVVHMEGGGWCRNPDECAVRKGNFRGSSKFMRPLSFSGILGGSQKSNPDFFNWNRVKIRYCDGSSFTGDVETVDTAKNLHYRGFRVWRAIIDDLLTVRGMNKAKNALLSGCSAGGLASILHCDTFRDLFPATTKVKCFSDAGYFFDGKDISGNYYARSIYKNVVNLHGSAKNLPASCTSKQSPELCMFPQYVVPTMRTPLFILNAAYDSWQVKNVLAPSPADPKKAWAQCKLDIKSCSPSQLTTLQNFRTDFLAALPTTPSVGMFIDSCNAHCQSGSQDTWLADGSPTVNKTQIGKAVGDWYYDREVSRQIDCPYPCNPTCKNREDD, from the exons ATGGCGGCGTCCCGGGCATGGCTGGCCcgtgcgacggcggcggcggtgctgggtTTCGTACTGGTGGTGGCGTCAGCTGAGGCGGCATCGGGGGACGTGGAGATGGTGTTCCTCAAGGCCGCGGTGGCCAAAGGAGCAG TGTGCTTGGACGGCAGCCCACCGGTATACCACTTCTCTCCCGGCTCTGGTTCTGGCGCCGATAACTGGGTGGTTCACATGGAG GGAGGAGGGTGGTGCAGGAATCCTGATGAGTGTGCAGTCCGGAAGGGTAACTTCAGGGGCTCCTCCAAATTTATGAGGCCACTCTCGTTTTCAGGGATATTAGGCGGCAGCCAAAAATCCAATCCTG ATTTCTTCAACTGGAATAGAGTAAAGATCAGATACTGTGATGGTTCATCATTTACTGGTGACGTTGAGACTGTGGACACT GCGAAAAATCTCCATTACAGAGGGTTCAGAGTTTGGCGTGCCATCATCGATGATCTACTTACCGTGAGGGGAATGAACAAGGCAAAAAAC GCCCTTCTTTCTGGATGTTCAGCCGGAGGTCTTGCATCAATACTACATTGTGACACATTCCGTGATCTGTTTCCAGCGACAACAAAGGTCAAGTGTTTTTCTGATGCTGGATATTTTTTCGATGG GAAGGATATCTCTGGGAACTATTACGCCAGGTCAATCTATAAGAACGTTGTGAATCTACAT GGATCAGCCAAAAATTTACCAGCTTCATGTACCTCAAAGCAATCACCTGAGTTG TGTATGTTCCCACAGTATGTAGTCCCGACCATGCGCACACCGTTGTTCATACTTAATGCAGCCTATGATTCGTGGCAG GTCAAGAACGTCCTAGCACCTAGTCCAGCTGATCCGAAGAAGGCTTGGGCCCAATGCAAACTTGATATCAAGAGCTGCTCCCCCAGCCAACTCACAACCTTGCAAA ATTTCAGGACAGACTTTCTGGCAGCGCTTCCTACAACTCCATCTGTAGGCATGTTCATCGACTCATGCAATGCTCACTGCCAATCAGGATCCCAAGATACATGGCTAGCCGATGGTTCTCCCACGGTTAATAAGACG CAAATTGGCAAGGCAGTGGGGGATTGGTACTACGATAGGGAGGTCTCTCGGCAGATTGATTGCCCGTATCCCTGCAACCCAACTTGCAAGAACCGTGAGGATGACTGA
- the LOC136494588 gene encoding uncharacterized protein isoform X1 — translation MELKDGWPEYIDELDRMFVGVAVNGETSFVPGVSHRLHYISSGEEEEDHDQVTPLSCATPVSSGSKRRRSTRSSASSPSKKSKSAVVRSMDANMSRFNSSYENKTAMMQNCWKERQQQVAALDEEKNIKKQEQKLVAVAAREVGAHKIQGLWVGVINIYKDDDARNVFLETPVEARLEVTKHYAGEVVDQVNAQVDDDDDWWEEFWKMLLEDDDEAAFIYGTYCCREVLPGGLRVCKPLWVSVSLPADQVSHPRLSKRPQTTRY, via the exons ATGGAACTCAAAGATGGATGGCCAGAATACATTGATGAACTAGACCGCATGTTCGTCGGAGTTGCCGTGAACGGAGAAACCTCATTTGTTCCTGGGGTGAGCCACCGCCTTCACTACATTAGCAgcggcgaagaagaagaagatcatgaCCAGGTCACCCCTCTGAGCTGTGCGACCCCAGTCAGCTCTGGAagcaagaggaggaggagcactcGCAGCAGTGCATCATCTCCCAGCAAGAAGTCCAAGAGCGCAGTTGTTCGGTCCATGGATGCCAACATGAGTAGGTTCAACTCCAGTTATGAGAACAAGACCGCAATGATGCAAAACTGCTGGAAGGAGAGGCAGCAACAGGTTGCGGCTCTTGATGAGGAGAAGAACATCAAGAAACAAGAACAGAAATTGGTTGCGGTTGCAGCAAGAGAGGTTGGGGCGCACAAGATACAAGGGTTGTGGGTTGGTGTGATCAATATCTACAAAGATGACGATGCCAGGAATGTCTTCCTCGAAACACCTGTGGAAGCAAGGCTTGaagtcactaagcactatgctgGG GAAGTTGTTGATCAAGTTAATGCTCAAGTGGATGATGACGACGACTGGTGGGAGGAGTTTTGGAAAATGCTgctagaagatgatgatgaagcagCATTTATCTATG GTACTTACTGCTGCAGAGAAGTACTACCTGGTGGACTCAGGGTATGCAAACCGCTCTGGGTTTCTGTCTCCTTACCGGCAGACCAAGTATCACATCCAAGACTTTCAAAACGCCCTCAAACCACAAGGTATTAA
- the LOC136491372 gene encoding maltose excess protein 1-like, chloroplastic, whose amino-acid sequence MSSPSVPSLRLPLRPAYPPLSRRALAGVSPNAAAPRALLLKPLASKAPAPYHQHALLLHQRRRHGPPPAAATITSKPVLKDPKKYQEWDSVTAKFAGAANIPFLLLQLPQIVLNARNLLAGNKTALFAVPWLGMLTGLLGNLSLLSYFAKKRETEAVIVQTLGVISTYAVLVQLAMAESMPVPQFVATSVVVAAGLILNFLNYVGWLPGTLWLLWEDFITVGGLAVLPQVMWSTFVPFIPNSVLPGIICGSLAVAAVAMARVGKLSDKGVKFVGSLSGWTATLLFMWMPVAQMWTNYLNPSNIKGLSAFSMLLAMLGNGLMLPRAVFIRDLMWFTGSAWACVLQGWGNLTCMYCFNSISREFYFATSAGLLLWLGFTLWRDTIAYGNSSPLTTLKELFFGK is encoded by the exons ATGTCGTCGCCGTCGGTGCCCAGCCTCCGCCTCCCGCTCCGCCCGGCGTACCCGCCCCTCTCCCGCCGCGCTCTCGCCGGAGTCTCCCCCAACGCGGCCGCGCCCCGCGCCCTCCTCCTAAAACCCCTCGCGTCCAAGGCGCCCGCGCCGTACCACCAGCACgcgctcctcctccaccagcgGCGCCGGCATGGCCCGCCCCCCGCCGCCGCGACCATCACCTCCAAGCCGGTTCTCAAG GACCCGAAGAAGTACCAGGAGTGGGACTCCGTGACGGCCAAGTTCGCCGGCGCGGCCAACATCCCCTTCCTACTGCTCCAGCTCCCGCAGATCGTCCTCAACGCCCGCAACCTCCTCGCCGGCAACAAGACCGCGCTCTTCGCTGTGCCGTGGCTC GGAATGCTCACTGGGCTGCTGGGCAACCTCTCGCTCCTCTCCTATTTCGCCAAGAAGAGAGAGACGGAGGCGGTAATCGTGCAGACTCTTGGCGTCATCTCCACCTATGCGGTCCTCGTGCAGCTCGCCATGGCGGAATCCATGCCGGTGCCGCAGTTCGTGGCCACTTCAGTCGTTGTGGCCGCAGGGCTCATCCTGAACTTCCTCAATTACGTTGGCTGGCTCCCTGGAACCCTCTGGCTGCTGTGGGAGGATTTCATCACAGTAGGCGGCCTTGCCGTGCTCCCTCAG GTCATGTGGTCAACATTTGTTCCCTTCATCCCCAATAGCGTACTGCCTGGCATAATCTGTGGTTCTTTGGCTGTTGCAGCTGTTGCGATG GCAAGGGTGGGCAAGCTTTCTGATAAAGGGGTTAAATTTGTTGGGTCATTATCTGGTTGGACAGCCACGCTTCTCTTCATGTGGATGCCAGTGGCACAGATG TGGACAAATTACCTTAACCCAAGCAACATCAAAGGGTTGTCAGCTTTCAGCATGTTGCTTGCAATGCTTGGAAACGGACTTATGCTTCCTCGTGCAGTATTCATCCGTGATTTGATGTG GTTCACTGGTTCTGCTTGGGCATGCGTCCTACAGGGTTGGGGTAACCTGACATGCATGTACTG CTTTAATAGCATCAGCCGAGAATTTTACTTTGCAACATCAGCTGGTCTGCTTCTATGGCTAG GATTTACTCTATGGAGAGATACCATTGCCTATGGCAACAGCTCGCCCTTGACTACTTTGAAGGAGCTATTTTTTGGGAAGTGA